A single region of the Massilia sp. erpn genome encodes:
- the trxB gene encoding thioredoxin-disulfide reductase: MTTTKHARVLILGSGPAGYSAAIYAARANLNPMLVTGVEQGGQLMTTTDVENWPADPMGVQGPDLMQRFLQHAERFKTEIVFDHIHTAKLSEKPIRLIGDSNEYTCDTLIIATGASAQYLGLPSEQAFMGKGVSACATCDGFFYRGQEVAVVGGGNTAVEEALYLSNIATKVTLIHRRDKFRAEAILIDRLMAKVAEGKIELKLNSNLHEVKGDDSGVTGLTIKSNDGELSDIKVHGLFVAIGHKPNTGIFEGQLEMHNGYIKTKTGTEGMATATTAPGVFAAGDVQDHVYRQAITSAGTGCMAALDAQRFLEAQE, encoded by the coding sequence ATGACCACTACCAAACACGCCCGCGTATTGATTCTTGGCTCCGGTCCTGCCGGTTACAGCGCTGCCATCTATGCCGCGCGTGCCAATCTGAACCCGATGCTTGTCACCGGTGTGGAACAAGGCGGCCAGCTGATGACCACCACCGATGTGGAAAACTGGCCGGCTGACCCGATGGGCGTGCAAGGCCCGGACCTGATGCAGCGCTTCCTGCAGCACGCCGAGCGCTTCAAGACCGAAATCGTGTTCGACCATATTCACACGGCCAAGCTGAGCGAAAAACCGATCCGTCTGATCGGCGACAGCAATGAATACACCTGCGACACCCTGATCATCGCCACCGGCGCCTCGGCCCAGTATCTGGGCCTGCCGTCCGAGCAAGCCTTCATGGGCAAGGGCGTGTCGGCCTGCGCCACCTGCGACGGCTTCTTCTACCGTGGCCAGGAAGTGGCCGTGGTCGGCGGCGGCAATACCGCTGTGGAAGAGGCGCTGTACCTGTCGAACATCGCCACCAAGGTCACCCTGATCCACCGCCGCGACAAATTCCGCGCCGAAGCGATCCTGATCGACCGTCTGATGGCCAAGGTCGCCGAAGGCAAGATCGAGTTGAAACTGAACAGCAATCTGCACGAAGTCAAAGGCGACGACAGCGGCGTGACCGGCCTGACCATCAAGTCCAACGACGGTGAACTGAGCGACATCAAGGTGCACGGCCTGTTCGTGGCCATCGGCCACAAACCGAACACCGGCATCTTCGAAGGCCAGCTGGAAATGCACAACGGCTATATCAAGACCAAAACCGGCACCGAAGGCATGGCCACCGCCACCACCGCGCCGGGCGTGTTCGCCGCCGGCGACGTGCAGGACCACGTGTACCGCCAGGCCATCACCAGCGCCGGCACCGGCTGCATGGCCGCGCTGGACGCCCAGCGCTTCCTGGAAGCCCAGGAGTAA
- a CDS encoding Smr/MutS family protein → MAGLKDFADLKSLGKQLREQGEERKAAEAERVKREKVQAQEANLFQANLAGVKRMAPSDRYVPKPPSAPAMPVAAGPRKPLTAKEQAEDDQAVLRESLSDLFEVDHYMEEDPSLNYAAPGVGPDVVKKMRKGHWPVQAELDLHGLNRDGARDALGDFLRKAVMRNQRCVCVIHGRGLGSRRQEPVLKSMVHSWLVQTDGVIAFCQARSDEGGEGALIVLLRAALQPQR, encoded by the coding sequence ATGGCGGGACTGAAGGATTTCGCCGACCTGAAATCCCTGGGCAAGCAGCTCAGGGAACAGGGCGAGGAGCGCAAGGCCGCCGAGGCCGAACGCGTCAAACGCGAAAAGGTGCAGGCGCAGGAGGCCAATCTGTTCCAGGCCAATCTGGCGGGCGTGAAGCGCATGGCGCCATCCGACCGCTATGTGCCCAAGCCGCCTTCAGCGCCCGCCATGCCGGTTGCCGCCGGCCCGCGCAAGCCGCTGACGGCCAAGGAACAGGCGGAAGACGACCAGGCCGTGCTGCGCGAGTCGCTGTCCGACCTGTTTGAAGTCGACCACTATATGGAAGAAGACCCGTCGCTGAACTACGCCGCTCCCGGCGTCGGTCCCGACGTGGTGAAGAAGATGCGCAAGGGCCACTGGCCGGTGCAGGCCGAACTCGATCTGCATGGCCTCAACCGCGACGGTGCGCGCGACGCGCTGGGCGACTTCCTGCGCAAAGCCGTGATGCGCAACCAGCGCTGCGTGTGCGTGATCCATGGCCGCGGCCTGGGGTCGCGGCGCCAGGAGCCGGTACTCAAGTCCATGGTGCACAGCTGGCTGGTGCAGACCGATGGCGTGATCGCCTTCTGCCAGGCGCGCTCGGACGAAGGCGGCGAAGGCGCCCTGATCGTGCTGCTGCGCGCCGCCCTGCAGCCGCAACGCTGA
- a CDS encoding trimeric intracellular cation channel family protein: protein MKHMPHVSLITVIEIIAILVGAFSGFIEARRKRMDVVGVFTVAFIAAFGGGTLRDILLDRRPLFWVQHQEYAILIFILALIANPLIRTLRQIVSERLIVIADAVGLGLFAVAGVSLALTANMPLFIASMMGVITGIFGGVLRDIVCNEVPMVFRDGKPYAICAFIGCWLYILLQRTNVSDDFALWLSATVITLLRLLTWKFDMRVGRP from the coding sequence ATGAAGCACATGCCGCACGTTTCCCTGATCACGGTCATTGAGATCATCGCGATTCTGGTCGGCGCATTTTCGGGCTTCATTGAAGCGCGCCGCAAGCGCATGGACGTCGTCGGCGTGTTCACCGTGGCCTTCATCGCCGCTTTCGGCGGCGGCACGCTGCGCGATATCCTGCTCGACCGCCGCCCGCTGTTCTGGGTCCAGCACCAGGAATATGCGATCCTGATCTTCATCCTGGCCCTGATCGCCAATCCCCTGATCCGCACCCTGCGCCAGATCGTGTCGGAACGCCTGATCGTGATCGCCGACGCCGTGGGCCTGGGCCTGTTCGCCGTGGCCGGCGTGTCGCTGGCGCTGACGGCGAATATGCCGCTGTTCATCGCCTCGATGATGGGTGTGATTACGGGGATTTTCGGCGGCGTGCTGCGCGATATCGTCTGCAACGAGGTGCCGATGGTGTTCCGCGACGGGAAGCCGTATGCGATCTGCGCCTTCATCGGCTGCTGGCTCTACATCCTGCTGCAGCGGACCAATGTGTCCGACGATTTTGCGCTGTGGCTGAGCGCCACGGTGATCACCCTGCTGCGCCTCTTGACCTGGAAATTCGATATGCGGGTGGGCCGCCCGTAA
- a CDS encoding P-II family nitrogen regulator — protein MKQITAVIKPFKLDEVREALAEVNVTGLTVTEVKGFGRQKGHTELYRGAEYVVDFLPKVKVEVVVDDSVAEQVVDAIIKAARTGKIGDGKIFVQNVEQVIRIRTGETGADAV, from the coding sequence ATGAAACAGATTACCGCAGTGATCAAGCCCTTCAAGCTGGACGAGGTACGCGAGGCGCTGGCCGAGGTGAATGTGACCGGCCTGACCGTGACCGAGGTGAAGGGCTTCGGCCGCCAGAAAGGCCACACCGAGCTGTATCGGGGCGCGGAATACGTGGTCGATTTCCTGCCCAAGGTGAAGGTGGAGGTGGTGGTGGACGACAGTGTGGCCGAACAGGTGGTGGACGCCATCATCAAGGCGGCGCGCACCGGCAAGATCGGCGACGGCAAGATCTTCGTGCAGAATGTGGAGCAGGTGATCCGCATCCGTACCGGCGAAACCGGCGCGGACGCGGTGTAA
- a CDS encoding NAD(+) synthase, translated as MSHSFHNLYSHDFVRLSVAVPRCRVADPLHNAAETIALAEQAAAKGAALVAFPELGLSAYTCDDLFHQRALLDGCLTALAQIVEASRRIGAAMIVGLPLRVDHQLFNCAAVVAGGRIQGVVPKSYLPNYGEFYEARQFSAADEAISSEIELLGQSVPFGANLLFQAENLPLFKFHIEICEDVWVPIPPSSFAALAGATVLVNLSASNVIVGKADYRHQLVGQQSARCLAAYLYSSAGRGESTTDLAWDGQALIYENGEMLAEAERFQDESHLIFADVDLERLSRERMRTTTFGQSSRRHKDEVARFRTVRFELELPTHRVLPLERNVARFPYVPSNPQLRDKRCNEVYNIQVQALVQRLSSSGIKKVVIGVSGGLDSTHALLVCAKAMDRLKLPRTNILAVTMPGFATSSRTLLQARALMDFVGCSASEIDIRPSCIQMLKDIGHPYSEGKEEYDITFENVQAGERTNHLFRLANHHNGIVIGTGDLSELALGWCTYGVGDHMSHYNVNASVPKTLITHLVRWVAESRQFGETDSAVLLAVVNTEISPELVPGKSGDEAPAQITQNVIGPYELQDFNLYYTLRFGFAPSKVAFLSYHAWQDRNAGQWPDENHVARNQYELKDIKHNLGIFLRRFFQTSQFKRTCVPNAPKVGSGGSLSPRGDWRAPSDSEATVWLENLKTVPDA; from the coding sequence ATGTCGCACTCTTTTCATAATCTGTATTCCCATGATTTCGTTCGCTTGAGCGTGGCGGTGCCGCGCTGCCGTGTGGCCGATCCGCTGCACAATGCGGCCGAGACGATCGCACTGGCCGAGCAGGCGGCGGCGAAGGGGGCGGCACTGGTGGCGTTTCCGGAGCTGGGCCTGTCGGCCTATACCTGCGATGACCTGTTCCATCAGCGCGCGCTGCTCGACGGCTGCCTGACGGCGCTGGCGCAGATCGTGGAGGCGTCGCGCCGCATCGGCGCGGCCATGATCGTGGGCTTGCCGCTGCGCGTCGATCATCAGCTCTTCAATTGCGCGGCGGTGGTTGCCGGCGGCCGCATTCAGGGCGTGGTGCCGAAGAGCTATCTGCCCAATTACGGCGAATTCTACGAGGCGCGCCAGTTCAGCGCAGCCGACGAGGCCATCTCCAGCGAAATCGAACTGCTGGGCCAGAGCGTGCCTTTCGGCGCCAACCTGCTGTTCCAGGCCGAGAATCTGCCGCTGTTCAAATTCCATATCGAGATTTGCGAGGATGTGTGGGTGCCCATCCCCCCTTCGTCCTTCGCGGCGCTGGCGGGTGCTACCGTGCTGGTGAACCTGTCGGCTTCGAACGTCATTGTCGGCAAGGCCGATTACCGCCATCAGCTGGTAGGCCAGCAATCGGCGCGCTGCCTGGCGGCCTATCTGTATTCGTCGGCGGGACGCGGCGAATCGACCACCGACCTGGCCTGGGATGGCCAAGCCTTGATTTACGAAAACGGCGAGATGCTGGCCGAGGCCGAGCGCTTTCAGGACGAATCGCATCTGATCTTCGCCGACGTCGATCTGGAGCGCCTGTCGCGCGAGCGCATGCGCACCACGACGTTTGGGCAGTCCAGTCGCCGCCACAAGGATGAGGTGGCACGCTTCCGCACCGTGCGTTTCGAGCTGGAGCTGCCGACCCACCGCGTGCTGCCGCTGGAACGCAATGTGGCACGCTTTCCCTATGTGCCGTCCAACCCGCAGCTGCGCGACAAGCGCTGCAACGAGGTGTACAACATCCAGGTGCAGGCCCTGGTGCAGCGCCTGTCCTCGAGCGGCATCAAGAAGGTGGTGATCGGTGTGTCGGGCGGACTGGATTCGACCCATGCGCTGCTGGTCTGCGCCAAGGCCATGGACCGTTTGAAGCTGCCGCGCACGAATATCCTGGCCGTGACCATGCCAGGCTTTGCCACCAGCAGCCGCACTTTGCTGCAGGCGCGCGCGCTGATGGATTTTGTCGGCTGCAGCGCTTCCGAGATCGATATCCGCCCAAGCTGCATCCAGATGCTCAAGGATATCGGCCATCCCTATTCGGAAGGCAAGGAAGAATACGACATCACCTTCGAGAACGTGCAGGCGGGCGAACGCACCAACCACCTGTTCCGCCTGGCGAACCACCATAACGGCATCGTGATCGGCACCGGCGATTTGAGCGAGCTGGCGCTGGGCTGGTGCACCTACGGCGTGGGCGACCATATGTCGCACTACAACGTCAACGCCAGCGTGCCAAAGACCCTGATTACCCACTTGGTGCGCTGGGTGGCGGAAAGCCGCCAGTTCGGCGAAACCGATTCGGCGGTGCTGCTGGCGGTGGTGAATACCGAGATCAGCCCCGAGCTGGTTCCCGGCAAAAGCGGGGACGAGGCGCCGGCCCAGATCACGCAAAACGTGATCGGTCCTTACGAACTGCAGGACTTCAACCTGTACTACACCTTGCGCTTCGGCTTCGCGCCTTCCAAGGTGGCCTTCCTTTCGTACCATGCTTGGCAGGACCGCAACGCGGGCCAGTGGCCGGACGAGAACCACGTGGCGCGCAACCAGTACGAGTTGAAGGACATCAAACACAATCTCGGCATCTTCCTGCGCCGCTTCTTCCAGACCAGCCAGTTCAAGCGCACCTGCGTGCCGAACGCGCCCAAGGTCGGTTCGGGCGGTTCGCTGTCGCCGCGCGGCGACTGGCGCGCGCCGAGCGATTCCGAGGCCACGGTCTGGCTGGAAAACCTGAAGACCGTGCCCGATGCCTGA
- a CDS encoding GNAT family N-acetyltransferase: protein MDYRTGVISSLAEVGEAAWDALLASQEPGRAPNPFLSYAFLHALHESGSACAQTGWQPQFLVLWDGDALAAAMPLYVKSHSYGEYVFDWAWADAYHRNDIEYYPKLLSAIPFTPVCGPRLLARDAQARQALLAFLLEQQQAAGMSSTHILFPPEEQTALLEDAGFMLRSGVQFHWLNQDYPDFEAFLVTLEHKKRKNIRAERRKVREAGVTLRQLRGSEIGEADWRFFHRCYTNTYAEHRSSPYLNLDFFLRIGQGMPRNILLVLAERAGRPIAASLAIHTPDTLYGRYWGALEHVPCLHFETAYYQPLEFCIANGIAVFEGGAQGEHKMARGFLPQKTWSAHWLAHPAFADAIERFLARESGGIDTYLDELNERNPFK from the coding sequence ATGGACTATCGCACTGGGGTGATTTCGTCGCTGGCGGAGGTGGGCGAGGCGGCGTGGGATGCGCTGCTGGCCTCCCAGGAGCCGGGACGGGCGCCAAATCCTTTTCTTTCTTATGCCTTTCTGCACGCGCTGCATGAATCGGGCAGCGCTTGCGCGCAAACGGGCTGGCAGCCGCAATTTCTCGTGCTGTGGGATGGCGATGCGCTGGCCGCGGCCATGCCGCTTTACGTGAAATCGCACTCCTACGGCGAGTATGTGTTCGACTGGGCCTGGGCTGATGCCTATCACCGCAATGACATCGAGTACTATCCCAAGCTGCTGTCGGCGATTCCGTTCACGCCGGTGTGCGGCCCGCGCCTGCTGGCGCGCGATGCGCAAGCGCGCCAGGCGCTGCTGGCTTTTCTGCTGGAGCAACAGCAGGCGGCGGGCATGTCGTCCACCCACATCCTGTTCCCGCCCGAGGAGCAGACCGCTCTGCTCGAAGATGCGGGCTTCATGCTGCGCAGCGGCGTGCAGTTCCACTGGCTGAACCAGGACTACCCCGATTTCGAGGCCTTCCTCGTCACGCTGGAACATAAGAAGCGCAAGAATATCCGCGCCGAGCGGCGCAAGGTGCGCGAGGCCGGCGTGACGCTGCGCCAGCTGCGCGGGTCCGAGATCGGCGAGGCGGACTGGCGCTTCTTCCACCGCTGCTACACCAACACCTATGCGGAGCACCGCTCCTCGCCCTATCTGAATCTGGACTTCTTCCTGCGCATCGGCCAAGGCATGCCGCGGAATATCCTGCTGGTGCTGGCCGAACGCGCAGGCCGGCCGATCGCGGCCTCGCTGGCGATCCATACGCCGGACACGCTCTACGGCCGCTACTGGGGCGCGCTGGAGCATGTGCCCTGCCTGCATTTCGAGACGGCCTACTATCAGCCGCTGGAATTCTGCATTGCCAATGGCATCGCCGTGTTTGAAGGCGGCGCCCAGGGCGAGCATAAGATGGCACGCGGCTTCCTGCCGCAAAAGACCTGGTCAGCGCACTGGCTGGCCCACCCGGCATTTGCCGATGCCATCGAGCGCTTCCTGGCGCGCGAAAGCGGCGGCATCGACACGTATCTGGATGAGCTGAACGAGCGCAATCCGTTCAAATAG
- a CDS encoding DUF2164 domain-containing protein produces MAIKLSKEVEERLISSLQRYCGENMDEEMGGLKARMLLDFCLREIGPSVYNQAIQDAQAAMQDKIAEIEHTCYETEFPYWQKKR; encoded by the coding sequence ATGGCCATTAAACTAAGCAAGGAAGTGGAAGAACGCCTGATTTCATCCCTGCAGCGCTACTGCGGCGAAAACATGGACGAGGAAATGGGCGGCCTGAAAGCGCGTATGCTGCTCGATTTCTGCCTGCGCGAAATCGGTCCGTCCGTCTACAACCAGGCGATCCAGGATGCGCAGGCTGCGATGCAGGACAAGATCGCCGAGATCGAGCATACCTGCTACGAAACCGAATTCCCCTATTGGCAGAAAAAGCGCTAA
- the ppa gene encoding inorganic diphosphatase translates to MSLNKVPSGRDLPNDFNVIIEIPMNADPIKYEVDKESGAIFVDRFMGTAMHYPCNYGYVPNTLSNDGDPVDVLVITPFPLIPGVVVRCRAIGVLKMTDESGEDAKVLAVPVDKVLPIYKHWQKPEDLQDLRLQQIQHFFEHYKDLEPGKWVKVDGWFGPEEAKAEILHGVEQYKKENPEG, encoded by the coding sequence ATGAGTTTGAATAAAGTGCCGTCCGGCCGCGACCTGCCGAACGATTTCAACGTCATCATCGAAATCCCGATGAATGCCGATCCGATCAAATATGAAGTTGACAAGGAATCCGGCGCCATCTTCGTGGACCGCTTCATGGGCACCGCGATGCATTATCCGTGCAACTACGGCTATGTGCCGAACACCCTGTCCAACGACGGCGATCCGGTCGACGTGCTGGTCATCACCCCGTTCCCGCTGATCCCAGGCGTGGTGGTGCGTTGCCGCGCCATCGGCGTGCTGAAAATGACCGACGAATCCGGTGAAGACGCTAAAGTGCTGGCCGTGCCAGTCGATAAAGTCCTGCCAATCTACAAACACTGGCAGAAACCGGAAGACCTGCAAGACCTGCGTCTGCAGCAGATCCAGCACTTCTTCGAGCACTACAAAGACCTGGAGCCAGGCAAGTGGGTGAAAGTGGACGGCTGGTTCGGTCCAGAAGAAGCCAAAGCCGAAATCCTGCACGGCGTTGAGCAGTACAAGAAAGAAAATCCGGAAGGCTAA
- a CDS encoding type II toxin-antitoxin system RelE/ParE family toxin, with protein sequence MRLIWTELASRAKNSAIRRLARLNATAAQRQLNEIEQQANLLALYPAMGKAGRIPGTRELVVSRTPYILIYRVSQAAMAVEILRLLHTSKLRPVRDKK encoded by the coding sequence ATGCGCCTGATCTGGACCGAGCTCGCAAGCCGGGCCAAGAACTCAGCGATTCGCCGCCTCGCGCGGCTGAATGCCACGGCAGCTCAGCGCCAACTGAATGAAATCGAGCAGCAGGCCAATCTACTGGCACTTTACCCAGCTATGGGCAAAGCGGGACGTATTCCCGGCACCAGGGAACTGGTGGTCAGCCGAACGCCATATATCCTCATCTACCGTGTAAGCCAAGCCGCAATGGCCGTCGAAATACTACGGCTATTGCATACATCCAAGCTGCGGCCTGTCCGCGACAAGAAATAA
- a CDS encoding heme biosynthesis protein HemY — translation MRLFFWLLALMAAAIGIAVTARFNPGNVVLFYPPYRIDLSLNFFVVLELLAFAVLYVALRALRATMKMPGRVAAYRQQKRERDGNKGLRDALKALFEGRFGHAEKAALRAADLPENAGVAALIGARAAHRMQQHSRRDSWLARIQDDNSMKTARLMTATELLVDDHKPEAALEAVRELNASGTRHIHALQWSLKAQQQAKNWPEVLRLVRSLDKHKALHPALSARLRELAYDDLLSDKSHDAESIRRVWASIPSADRLKPYIACRAATALNARGLHDDARQVAEEALAANWDERIVRAYREAAAPAASAALLAQIEHCERWMQARPTEPELALTLGSLCLKQKLWGKAQRYLEQALSDADGPQMVREAHLKLAQLHEALQQPEEAANHYRQCALATIL, via the coding sequence ATGCGTCTATTCTTCTGGTTACTCGCTTTGATGGCCGCGGCCATCGGTATCGCCGTGACGGCGCGCTTCAATCCGGGCAATGTGGTGCTGTTCTACCCGCCGTACCGCATCGACCTCTCGCTCAACTTCTTCGTTGTGCTCGAACTGCTGGCATTCGCCGTGCTGTATGTGGCGCTGCGCGCGCTGCGCGCCACGATGAAGATGCCGGGCCGCGTGGCCGCCTATCGCCAGCAAAAGCGTGAGCGCGACGGCAACAAGGGTCTGCGCGACGCGCTTAAAGCCCTGTTTGAAGGCCGTTTTGGCCATGCCGAAAAAGCCGCGCTGCGCGCCGCCGACCTGCCGGAAAACGCCGGCGTGGCAGCCCTGATCGGCGCCCGCGCCGCCCACCGCATGCAGCAGCATTCCCGCCGCGACAGCTGGCTGGCCCGCATCCAGGACGACAACAGCATGAAGACGGCGCGCCTGATGACGGCCACCGAGCTGCTGGTGGACGACCACAAGCCGGAAGCGGCGCTGGAGGCGGTGCGCGAACTGAACGCCAGCGGCACGCGCCATATCCATGCGCTGCAATGGTCGCTCAAGGCCCAGCAGCAGGCCAAGAACTGGCCCGAAGTGCTGCGCCTGGTGCGCTCGCTGGACAAGCACAAGGCACTGCATCCTGCGCTGTCGGCCCGCCTGCGCGAACTGGCGTATGACGATCTGCTGTCGGACAAATCGCACGACGCCGAATCGATCCGCCGCGTCTGGGCCTCGATTCCAAGCGCCGACCGCCTCAAGCCGTATATCGCCTGCCGTGCCGCCACCGCCCTGAATGCGCGCGGCCTGCACGACGATGCGCGCCAGGTGGCCGAGGAAGCGCTGGCTGCGAACTGGGACGAGCGGATTGTGCGCGCCTACCGCGAAGCGGCAGCGCCGGCCGCATCGGCCGCGCTGCTGGCGCAGATCGAGCATTGCGAACGCTGGATGCAGGCCCGTCCCACCGAGCCTGAGCTGGCGCTGACCCTGGGTTCCCTGTGTCTGAAGCAGAAGCTGTGGGGCAAAGCCCAGCGCTATCTGGAGCAAGCCCTGTCCGACGCCGACGGCCCGCAAATGGTGCGCGAAGCCCACCTCAAACTGGCCCAGCTGCATGAAGCCCTGCAGCAGCCCGAGGAAGCCGCCAACCACTACCGTCAGTGCGCCCTGGCCACCATCCTCTAA